One Oryza brachyantha chromosome 3, ObraRS2, whole genome shotgun sequence DNA segment encodes these proteins:
- the LOC102714904 gene encoding dolichol-phosphate mannosyltransferase subunit 1, producing the protein MADAGDRREYSIIVPTYNERINVALIVYLIFKHLPDVNFEIIIVDDGSPDGTQDIVKQLQQVYGENRVLLRARPRKLGLGTAYLHGLKHASGDFVVIMDADLSHHPKYLPSFIRKQKETGADVVTGTRYVQNGGVHGWNLMRKLTSRGANVLAQTLLQPGASDLTGSFRLYKRDVLEDLISSCVSKGYVFQMEMIVRATRKHYHIEEVPITFVDRVFGTSKLGGSEIVEYLKGLIYLLLTT; encoded by the exons atggcggacgCGGGCGACCGGCGCGAGTACAGCATCATCGTGCCCACCTACAACGAGCGCATCAACGTCGCGCTCATCGTCTACCTCATCTTCAAGCACCTCCC GGATGTCAACTTTGAGATCATAATTGTGGATGATGGAAGCCCAGATGGAACTCAAGACATCGTAAAGCAGTTGCAGCAAGTATATGGTGAAAATCGTGTC CTGCTGCGAGCTAGGCCAAGGAAGCTAGGACTTG GTACTGCATATTTACATGGATTAAAGCATGCTTCTGGGGACTTTGTTGTTATCATGGATGCTGACCTATCCCACCAC CCCAAATACTTGCCAAGCTTCATTAG GAAGCAAAAGGAAACTGGTGCTGATGTTGTAACTGGCACCCGCTATGTTCAGAACGGTGGTGTTCATGGTTGGAATCTCATGCGCAAGTTGACTAGCAGGGGAGCGAATGTTCTTGCACAAACATTACTGCAGCCTGGAGCTTCTGATTTGACTGGATCATTCAG GCTTTATAAGCGGGATGTCTTGGAAGATTTAATCTCCTCATGTGTCAGCAAGGGATATGTTTTCCAAATGGAGATGATTGTTAGGGCTACCAGGAAACATTATCACATCGAAGAG GTTCCAATTACTTTTGTTGATAGGGTCTTTGGAACTTCAAAACTTGGTGGATCTGAGATAGTTGAATATTTGAAAGGCCTTATCTATCTGCTGCTCACtacatag
- the LOC102716206 gene encoding DIMBOA UDP-glucosyltransferase BX8-like has translation MVLPLSRGVWPCAKSRAQITETSFCFCIAPREAMTPPPSPAIESGAAAAGYGRRRRHVLLFPLPYQGHINPMFRLAGVLHARGFAVTVFHTHFNAPDAARHPEYRFVPVPDGASGPRPVSVEDVVQHILALNGACEAAFRDRLAAVLDEYSRDAVTCLVADAHLLRMVEVASRLAVPTLVLRTGSAACFAGFVAYPLLCDKGYLPVQESSQLDMPVSELPPYRVRDLMHVGRDGHELMCELLARAVAAVKLSSGLILNTFDAIEAPELAKLRRDLAVPVFDIGPLHKFSPAAGGSLLRQDRSCLEWLDAQAPESVLYVSFGSLACMGARELEETAWGIAGSGVPFLWVVRPGLVRGCAPHEPTRLPEGFDAVTRGRGVVVAWAPQEEALRHRAVGGFWTHCGWNSMAESLGEGVPMLCRPSFGDQMGNARYVEHVWEVGFEVGDGGVELERGAVEAAIRRLMAESDGAEMRARARELKKAAAECTGEAGSSELAIVKMVAHMLSM, from the exons ATGGTGCTGCCGCTAAGCAGGGGCGTGTGGCCGTGCGCGAAGAGCCGGGCGCAG ATTACGGAAACgtccttttgcttttgcatTGCACCCAGAGAAGCCATgacaccaccaccttcgccgGCGATAgagagcggcgcggcggccgccggctaCGGAAGACGTCGTCGCCACGTGCTCCTGTTCCCGCTCCCGTACCAGGGCCACATCAACCCCATGTTCCGGCTGGCGGGCGTCCTCCACGCCCGCGgcttcgccgtcaccgtcttcCACACCCACTTCAATGCCCCGGACGCCGCGCGCCACCCGGAGTACCGCTTCGTCCCCGTCCCCGACGGCGCGTCCGGCCCGCGGCCCGTCTCCGTGGAGGACGTCGTCCAGCACATCCTCGCGCTCAACGGCGCGTGCGAGGCCGCTTTCCGggaccgcctcgccgccgtcctcgatGAGTACTCCAGGGATGCCGTCACgtgcctcgtcgccgacgcgcaCCTGCTGCGTATGGTCGAGGTGGCCAGCCGGCTCGCCGTGCCGACCCTTGTGCTCCGCACCGGCAGCGCCGCTTGCTTCGCCGGCTTCGTCGCCTACCCGCTCCTCTGCGACAAAGGCTACCTCCCGGTGCAAG AGTCGTCGCAGCTCGACATGCCGGTGAGCGAGCTTCCGCCGTACCGCGTGCGCGACCTGATGCACGTCGGAAGAGACGGCCACGAGCTGATGTGCGAGCTGCTGGCtcgcgccgtggcggcggtgaAGCTCTCGTCGGGCCTCATACTCAACACGTTCGACGCAATCGAGGCGCCCGAGCTGGCCAAGCTCCGGCGGGACCTCGCCGTGCCGGTGTTCGACATCGGCCCGCTCCATAAGTTTTCCCCGGCGGCCGGTGGCAGCCTGCTGCGGCAGGACCGGAGCTGCCTCGAGTGGCTGGACGCGCAGGCGCCGGAGTCGGTGCTGTACGTGAGCTTTGGCAGCCTGGCGTGCATGGGAGCGCGGGAGCTGGAGGAGACGGCGTGGGGCAtcgccggcagcggcgtgCCGTTCCTCTGGGTGGTCCGTCCGGGCCTCGTCCGCGGCTGCGCTCCGCACGAGCCGACGCGGCTGCCGGAGGGGTTCGACGCGGTgacgcgcgggcgcggcgtgGTGGTGGCGTGGGCGCCGCAGGAGGAGGCGCTGCGCCACCGCGCCGTGGGCGGGTTCTGGACGCACTGCGGGTGGAACTCGATGGCGGAGAGCCTCGGCGAGGGGGTGCCGATGCTGTGCCGGCCAAGCTTCGGTGACCAGATGGGGAACGCGAGGTACGTGGAGCACGTGTGGGAAGTCGGGTTCGaggtgggcgacggcggcgtcgagctcgAGAggggggcggtggaggcggccaTCCGGCGGCTCATGGCGGAGAGCGACGGCGCAGAGATGAGGGCGAGGGCGCGCGAGctgaagaaggcggcggcggagtgcaCCGGCGAGGCCGGGTCGTCGGAGCTGGCCATCGTCAAGATGGTCGCTCACATGCTGTCCATGTAG
- the LOC102715192 gene encoding serine/threonine-protein kinase BSK5: MGARCSKLSVCWWPPHFKSPMLENGAAADDGSGVPVFAEYSLDELRVATDGFSPERIVSEHGEKAPNVVYRGTLFSTGRTVAIKRFGRSAWPDSRQFLEEARAVGQLRSVRLANLIGCCCENGERLLVAEFMPHETLAKHLFHWETKPLSWAMRVRAAFYVAQALEYCSTKGRALYHDLHAYRVLFDVDGNPRLSCFGLMKNSRDGKSYSTNLAFTPPEYLKTGRVIPESVVYSFGTILLDLLSGKHIPPSHALDLIRGKNYLVLMDSCLEGHVSSSDGTELIRLASRCLQYEARDRPNLKSVVSALGNLQKDASTPSHALLGIQHDKENTEQISLSATGKVYARADLDEVHEMLENDGYCEDERATFEVSFHSWTGQVSDSILVKKHGDNAFQSKDFATAVECYSRFIDTGAMVSPTMLARRSFAYMVLGKLQEGLSDAKKAADISPEWPTAHYLQGMAYLGMGMEPEGHEELKQGATLEAERNARTRTV; the protein is encoded by the exons atgggAGCTCGCTGCTCCAAGCTCTCCGTGTGCTGGTGGCCGCCCCACTTCAAATCGCCGATGCTTG AgaatggcgccgccgcggacgacggcagcggcgtgCCGGTGTTCGCCGAGTACAGCCTCGACGAGCTCCGGGTGGCCACCGACGGGTTCTCCCCCGAGCGCATAGTGTCGGAGCACGGCGAGAAGGCGCCCAACGTCGTCTACCGCGGCACCCTCTTCAGCACCGGCCGCACCGTGGCCATCAAGCGCTTCGGCCGATCTGCCTGGCCGGACTCCCGCCAGTTCTTG gaggaggcgagggcTGTCGGGCAGCTGCGGAGTGTCCGGTTGGCCAACCTGAtcggctgctgctgcgagAATGGCGAGCGGCTGCTCGTTGCTGAGTTCATGCCACATGAGACCTTGGCAAAGCATCTCTTCCACT GGGAGACAAAGCCATTGAGCTGGGCAATGAGGGTACGTGCTGCTTTCTACGTGGCTCAGGCATTGGAGTACTGCAGTACAAAAGGGAGAGCTCTCTACCATGATCTGCATGCATATAGAGTTCTGTTTGATGTG GATGGTAACCCCAGACTGTCGTGCTTTGGTCTGATGAAGAACAGCAGGGATGGGAAGAGCTATAGTACCAATTTGGCTTTCACACCTCCTGAGTACCTTAAGACTG GCAGAGTGATTCCAGAGAGTGTGGTGTACAGTTTTGGCACTATCTTGCTTGACCTCCTAAGTGGAAAACATATCCCTCCAAGCCAT GCACTTGACCTTATAAGAGGAAAGAATTACCTCGTGTTGATGGACTCTTGCTTAGAAGGCCATGTCTCCAGCTCTGATGGAACTGAGTTGATACGATTAGCATCCCGTTGCTTGCAGTATGAAGCTCGTGACCGGCCAAACCTGAAATCAGTGGTTTCTGCTCTTGGAAACCTCCAAAAAGATGCTTCT ACTCCTTCACATGCTTTGCTAGGCATACAACATGATAAGGAAAACACGGAGCAAATTTCTTTATCTGCTACAGGGAAAGTTTATGCTAGAGCAGACCTTGATGAGGTTCATGAGATGCTGGAGAATGATGGATATTGTGAGGATGAAAGAGCAACCTTTGAG GTATCTTTCCATTCCTGGACTGGCCAAGTATCTGATAGTATTCTTGTCAAGAAACATGGAGACAATGCTTTTCAATCCAAGGATTTTGCGACTGCGGTTGAGTGTTACTCAAGG TTCATTGACACGGGTGCAATGGTGTCTCCTACCATGCTGGCGCGACGAAGTTTCGCGTACATGGTGCTCGGCAAACTGCAAGAAGGCCTCTCGGATGCAAAGAAAGCAGCAGACATATCTCCTGAGTGGCCTACTGCACACTACCTTCAAGGGATGGCATATCTCGGCATGGGAATGGAGCCTGAAGGGCACGAAGAACTCAAGCAAGGCGCCACTTTGGAAGCTGAAAGGAATGCTAGAACTAGAACTGTATAG